The Patescibacteria group bacterium DNA window GCACAAGCCAGCTTGACTGCAAGACCTACAAGTCGCGCAGCTACGAAAGTAGAGGTTAGTGATCCGACGATCCATAATAGGATGGTCGAAGCTCAACGGATAAAAGCTACTCTGGGGATAACAGGCTAGTCTGGTCCAAGAGTCCATATCGACGACCAGGTTCGGCACCTCGATGTCGGCTCGATAAGGGTCGCTGCTCGAGTAATCGAGCATGAGAAAAATGAGCTCATAACGGTGAACTCCATAAAATGGTATAATGAACCCAGTATTTTATGGACAATACCGTGGGAAGTCAGCAACGAGATATTATTATTGGCACTCTTTTGGGTGACGGTTTTCTTGAACGAAACGGGAAGAATGTTCGGCTTGTTATCGATCATTCCCTATCGCAAGAGAAGTATGTCATCTGGAAGAAAGAACAATTGTACGGAATCCCCTCTGTTGTTTCGATAAAAAAGAGAAAGGATATTCGCACAAATAAGTTCTATCATCATTGTATACTTCGAACGCGAACACTCTCGCTATTCGAAGAGTATGTGAAGCTCTTTTATAAAAATAAAAGAAAACACATACCGCATGAATTGCCAAAACTATTATCTCCGCGAATGCTCGCAGTATGGGTTATGGATGATGGCTATCGGAGGAATGACTGTAATGCTTTGCGATTAAATACTCAAAGTTATTTCTATGAAGAACAAAGAGTTATACAGCAGTCACTACAGACATTAAACATTCAAAGCACCATCCAAAAACATAAAAATGCATTTGTGATCTATATCCCATCGAAATCAATGGAGCGCTTACGGTCGTGCATACGGCCCTATGTGATTCCTTCGATGGCATACAAAATTGCTTGACCCCGTAACGACTGAAGTCTGATGATTATCAGACAGAAATAGAAGGTGTGCGTTAATACGCATCGTGTAAACTTCTATTATATGCTCATCTCCGATTGTGCAAATCGGATGAAGGTATAGTCTACACCATTAGTAATAGTGGAAATATGTGCGTCGCATCCTGGAGCTGGAGAAGGTTCCAAGGGTTTGGCTGTTCGCCAATTAAAGCGGCACGCGAGCTGGGTTCAGAACGTCGTGAGACAGTTCGGTCTCCTATCCACGGTGGGCGTTCGAAATTTGCGGAGGCTCTTTCCTAGTACGAGAGGACCGGAAAGAACGAACCTCTAGTGTACCAGTTGTCTTACCAAGGGCATCGCTGGGTAGCTACGTTCGGCACGGATAAACGCTGAAAGCATATAAGCATGAAGCCGTCTCCAAGATAAGATTTCGTTATTAGACTCCTGAGAGACTATCAGGTTGATAGGCGGTAGGTGGAAGACCTGTGAGGGTTTAAGCCAAGCCGTACTAATACGTCAAACGCATCTCGACCATAATCAGAGCTAACAAAATGTTCGTAATCAGATATCAGAGAAAGTCTGCCTAACAGGAATGTTGGGCAGGCATCTCTGGTGCCTCTACCGGAGTGGAAATACCCGATCCCATCTCGAACTCGGTCGTCAAGCACTTCAGGGCCGATGATACTGCTTTGCGGGAAAGTAGGTCGGTGCCAGTTTATCAAGAAGCCATCCGAAAGGATGGTTTTTTGTTGTTTTATTTTTTGCTACTATGATTATATATGGAGATCAATCCTAAAATCGAGCAAAGCTGGAAGGAGGCGCTCAGCGAAGAATTTGAAAAACCTTATTTTAAAGAACTCAAAAGCTTTATTGTAAAAGAAATCTCAAGCGGCCAGCGTATTTATCCGTCAGGACAATACATTTTTGCCGCATTCGACCAAACTTCTTTTTGGGATGTACGTGTTGTTATATTGGGTCAGGATCCCTATCATGGGCCCGGACAAGCACATGGACTTTGCTTTTCCGTTCCCCTAGGAGTGCCTCCACCTCCTTCACTGGTAAATATTTTTAAGGAACTGCACAATGATATTGGCGTGGCATTGCCCGTAAGCGGCAATCTCGAAAAATGGACTGCGCAGGGAGTGTTGTTACTGAATGCGACTCTTACGGTACGCGCACATTCTGCGGGTTCGCATCAAAAAAAAGGATGGGAAGAATTCACTAATGCAGCCATACGCACACTATCTGAAAAACGCGAGGGACTTATTTTCCTACTTTGGGGAAATTATGCAAAATCAAAAGAAGCGCTCATCGACACAACTAAACATGTTGTTTTAGCTGCACCACATCCTTCTCCGCTCTCTGCGTATGCAGGATTTTTTGGCTGCAAACATTTTTCAAAGACAAATGAAATTCTTCGCAAAGCAGGCAAGAAAGAGATTGATTGGTCGCTTGAATAAAAAAGTTATCAACAGGCCCTCTGAGATTTAGCCAAAAAATATTTTTTTATTATTATTGCGAAGGAGCGGTTTATTGACGGCAAAAAAATAGATTAAAAATTTTATTACCAAGTAGTTTTGAAAAAATTTAGATATAGAGTATTTGCCAATAAAAAATATTTTTACTCATTACATAACTTATTGCGCGAAGTGTGTGCGTTGAATATGTGAATTTAAGTTATGATTATAATGTAAATAAATAATCCCGCTCGCGAGCGATCCGGGATTATTTATTTTTCTGTTGAGAAGAATTTACTTCTTCTTTTTCTTTGCTGCCTTTTTCTTTGCTGGCTTTTTTGCTGCTTTTTTCTTTGCCATAGTGTTCACCCCCTTTCGAGTGAGTGTTTTTTTGAACACACATTACTAGTTAGATGATATCAGTATAGCATAAAAATTGTCTTTTTTCGATGGAGTCAATTTATTTCGGGTTATTTATGCTACCCCAACAATTGATTGGAGTGTTGAGTAGAACTGTGCACGCTTCCGCGTGTCAAGTCCCGCTGTTACTGTTGAAAAATATTCTTTGAGTACACGCGTTGATTCGTGTTCTATGATATTTTTTAATTTTTTTTCATCGGAAAATGTTTCAAAGAAAGCTTCAAGCTTCTTTTGAGATTGGAGCGATGAAAGACTCACGCCCCTTTCTTCTGCCATACGCCTAATAATAGCTCCCATGATGATTTTTTCCAATTCGGTGAGTTGTCGCTGCGCTCCAGATTGGGAAAACCCCAGGGAATGAGTAAGGAGATCGGTAATTTTTTCAAAAATTGATACAAGTGATGGAGGCATAGTGATTGGTTATGATGTTTTTCGCGCCAATTTTCGTTCTTGTAAGATTTTTCTTCGCTTCATGGAATCTACTGTCCCCATAACAATAGTTGAAAGTCCTAGTACTCCGGATGCAAGCAATACTCCACCGACAAGCAAGGGATCCTCTGTACGCTCAAGAAATTTCGTTCCATATGCAGACATTCCTGCTACAGCAGTACCACCATATTTGAAGACAATACTGTACATCGGATTAAATTCAGTATTTTTTAAGCTTAAAAAACTTTTAAGCACCTCACTAAATCCTGTATAGTTCTTTTTTTCTTGCGCAATCCAATTCTTACCCGCATGCTCTGCGTCTATAAACTTTTCCGGATGAGTGATTCGGTCAAACATAGTAGTAAATTGAATACGTTGATAATGATTATAGTGTAATGAGAATCCATTTTTTTCGCAAGGACCCCTCGACTTTCCCGACAGGCAGAACAGTTTATTTGCTTCATGCTCTACGAAAAAAGCCCCGCTGGTGCGGAGCCCTTTTCTTGGACCTGAGGAGAA harbors:
- the ung gene encoding uracil-DNA glycosylase → MNPKIEQSWKEALSEEFEKPYFKELKSFIVKEISSGQRIYPSGQYIFAAFDQTSFWDVRVVILGQDPYHGPGQAHGLCFSVPLGVPPPPSLVNIFKELHNDIGVALPVSGNLEKWTAQGVLLLNATLTVRAHSAGSHQKKGWEEFTNAAIRTLSEKREGLIFLLWGNYAKSKEALIDTTKHVVLAAPHPSPLSAYAGFFGCKHFSKTNEILRKAGKKEIDWSLE